The following are encoded in a window of Syntrophorhabdaceae bacterium genomic DNA:
- a CDS encoding UDP-N-acetylmuramoyl-L-alanyl-D-glutamate--2,6-diaminopimelate ligase, whose translation MRLNILIENMPVINIKGSKDLEITGITKDSRAVGEGYMFFATSKSGTYIDDALKRGARVIVTDKEPERPFDCVIIVEDVAASLGDAASTFYGFPSKQMNIAGITGTNGKTTTTYLIESILEHAGKKAGVIGTISYRYDGKALKAENTTPGAAETHSLLKDMHLAGVTFVVMEVSSHALDQKRVEGIDFDIGIFTNLTHDHLDYHGDLERYKGAKRLLFEHYLQKSSKEQKFAILNIDDPSTRDFIIAAPTRTLSYSTKGYADAHLLGYREDIDGLQLDVSLMGKKVALTSPMIGVFNASNILAACLYGHVTGIPYADIEKGIEKLEGVPGRLERIRDQKGLSVFVDYAHTPDALGNVLALLNRLKKGRLIVVFGCGGDRDIAKRSIMGSIAAHLADLTIITSDNPRTEDPKNIIEDIKKGFNNKPFRAIEDRKEAIHEAIKAAQENDVVLVAGKGHEDYQLIGDRILHFSDREVIEEFLNVAS comes from the coding sequence ATGAGACTCAATATCCTGATAGAGAATATGCCTGTCATAAACATAAAAGGCAGCAAAGACCTCGAGATCACGGGGATCACGAAGGATTCACGGGCAGTCGGGGAAGGTTATATGTTCTTTGCCACCAGTAAAAGTGGGACATATATAGACGATGCGTTGAAGAGGGGGGCGAGGGTCATCGTAACCGACAAAGAGCCCGAGCGGCCCTTCGACTGCGTGATCATTGTTGAAGATGTCGCCGCATCCCTCGGCGATGCCGCGTCGACGTTCTACGGTTTCCCTTCAAAACAGATGAATATCGCGGGCATTACAGGGACAAACGGAAAAACAACAACAACATATCTCATTGAGTCCATTCTCGAACATGCCGGTAAAAAGGCAGGCGTCATAGGCACCATTTCATACAGATACGACGGCAAGGCTTTAAAGGCGGAGAACACCACGCCAGGGGCCGCGGAAACCCACAGTCTTTTAAAGGATATGCATCTCGCCGGCGTGACCTTTGTAGTAATGGAGGTTTCCTCCCATGCCCTCGATCAGAAGCGCGTCGAAGGCATCGATTTCGATATTGGCATCTTTACCAACCTCACCCATGACCATCTCGACTATCATGGAGACCTTGAACGCTATAAAGGAGCAAAGAGGCTTCTCTTTGAACATTATCTGCAAAAGAGCTCGAAGGAACAGAAGTTCGCGATCCTGAATATTGACGATCCGAGTACAAGGGATTTCATCATCGCCGCACCGACCAGGACGCTGTCATACAGTACGAAGGGGTATGCCGACGCGCACCTTCTCGGCTACAGAGAGGATATCGACGGACTACAGCTCGATGTCTCCCTCATGGGCAAAAAGGTTGCGCTGACTTCACCGATGATAGGTGTTTTTAATGCCTCCAATATACTTGCTGCCTGCCTGTACGGCCATGTAACCGGCATCCCTTACGCCGACATTGAAAAGGGCATAGAGAAACTGGAGGGCGTCCCGGGGAGACTCGAAAGGATACGGGATCAGAAAGGCCTCTCAGTATTTGTAGACTATGCGCATACACCGGATGCGCTGGGGAATGTGCTTGCCCTCCTCAACCGCCTGAAAAAAGGAAGACTAATCGTTGTCTTCGGCTGCGGCGGCGACAGGGATATCGCGAAGAGATCCATCATGGGCAGCATTGCCGCTCACCTTGCCGATCTTACGATCATAACGTCCGATAATCCGAGGACCGAAGACCCGAAGAATATCATCGAAGACATCAAAAAGGGTTTTAACAACAAACCGTTCAGGGCCATCGAGGACAGGAAAGAGGCGATCCATGAGGCGATCAAGGCAGCGCAGGAGAATGACGTCGTTCTCGTGGCAGGAAAGGGCCACGAAGATTACCAGCTCATAGGCGACAGGATATTGCATTTCAGCGACAGGGAAGTCATCGAGGAGTTTCTCAATGTGGCATCTTGA
- the rsmH gene encoding 16S rRNA (cytosine(1402)-N(4))-methyltransferase RsmH, translating to MIGVTHIPVLCEEVIQNLISAEYSLFVDATVGGGGHAHHILERYKDIRLIGLDADEEALSTAQEVLRGYGERVELVRGNFKDLKEILNGMGVFSFDGILFDLGLSMYQLMGKRGFSFNDETFPDMRMDDRAELTAYDVINTYRYDVLKKIIGEYGEEEKAHRIARAIVDERKKRPITTSKELGNIILKAKKRRGKIHPATKTFQAIRMEVNGEPKNLRTGVNDAIDMLNRQGRIGVISFHSLEDRTIKGIFKTSAVVSAVTKKPIRPERDEIRNNPSSRSAKLRIAEKD from the coding sequence TTGATTGGTGTCACACATATACCCGTTCTTTGTGAAGAAGTAATACAAAACCTGATAAGTGCTGAATATAGCCTGTTTGTCGATGCAACGGTTGGTGGAGGGGGACATGCACACCACATACTGGAGAGATACAAAGACATACGGTTGATAGGCCTCGATGCAGACGAAGAGGCCTTAAGCACGGCTCAGGAGGTGCTGAGAGGTTACGGCGAGAGGGTAGAACTGGTAAGGGGAAATTTTAAAGACCTCAAGGAGATTCTTAATGGGATGGGTGTATTTTCCTTCGACGGTATCCTTTTTGATCTGGGTCTTTCAATGTACCAGTTAATGGGCAAGAGGGGCTTCAGTTTTAACGACGAAACCTTTCCTGATATGCGGATGGATGACAGGGCAGAACTGACTGCCTACGACGTGATAAACACATACAGATACGACGTGTTGAAAAAGATTATCGGCGAATACGGGGAAGAGGAAAAGGCACACCGGATCGCGAGGGCGATCGTCGATGAAAGAAAGAAAAGGCCGATAACAACGTCAAAAGAACTGGGCAACATCATCCTGAAGGCAAAGAAAAGAAGGGGGAAGATCCACCCCGCCACGAAGACCTTTCAGGCCATTCGCATGGAGGTCAACGGGGAACCAAAGAACCTGCGGACAGGAGTGAATGACGCCATCGACATGCTCAACAGGCAGGGAAGGATCGGCGTCATATCGTTCCATTCGCTGGAGGACAGAACAATAAAGGGGATATTCAAAACATCTGCCGTTGTGAGTGCGGTGACGAAAAAACCGATACGGCCCGAAAGAGATGAGATAAGAAACAATCCGAGCTCAAGGAGTGCGAAACTCAGGATAGCAGAAAAAGATTAA